AGCTCTATGCCGCGCGCCGCGGCACATCGCCGACCGGCGGGTAGCTGCTTAGAAGAACACCTGCGTGCGGAACCAGAACAAGTTGTTGTGCCCGGTGGTGCTGGTCGTGGTCAGCAATACCGGCCGGTTGTAGCCCGCATATTGCCAGTCGAAGGTCAGCTTGACGTAGTGGTTCCAGTACCAGTTGAAACCGAGGTCGGTCACGTTGGCGTTGTTGGCCGAGGTGGTCGGATCGGCCAAGGGCACGCCGAAGGCGGCGCTGGAGAACACGTTGTCGCTGAGGTGGATGTTGGCGAAGCGGGCAAAGAGCTCCACCGCGCCCAGCCGGCCTTTTTCCGACCCCTCGCCGCGGACGTGGCTGACTTCCCCCATCGGCCGGCGCGGCTCAAGCAGTTCCACGCGGCGCGTGATTTCCTCACCGGTGAGAAAGTAAAACATGGCCACGGAGTATCCGGTCGACCGCACGCGCGTGTGGATCGGGCTGCCGAATCCGGCGAACTCGTCGGTGCCCAGGTGAATGTTCTCGCGGCTGGGAATGCTGCCCGTGGCGATCGAGTAATCCTGATAGCCGCCCTGATACCCGGCGACGCAGCCAAAGCTTTTGAAGTAATAGGCCAGGTCGCCCGACCATTGCATGCGGATGCCGTTTTCGAAGGCGGCGGGGTTGAAGCGAAAAAAAGTGGGCGAGAGATTGGCGGCGGCCGCCGACGCGCTCTGATCGTTCGCCGTGCGCAGCGAAAACGGCTGGGCCGGGTTGCGCTCGTTGCCGAAATTGAACGAGCCGCCCATGTTCAGTTGTTCCAGAAAGCCGATCTTACTCTTCAAAAACGGCTTTGTGTTCATGAACCAGAACAGGTCCTTGCCGCTGTTGAAATCCTGAAACGACCGCCGCGGGCCGTTGAACAGCCCCAGGGCGTATTCGAACCGCTTCGCGAGGAGCTGGCCGTGAAACATGCCGCCGATCTCGCGGTTGGGCGCCAGGTTCGTGACGTACACCGACCGCTCCGGTGCGATCAGGTCGTTTTCCGAGACCTTGATGTATTCGTAGGTATAAGGCGTCTTCATGCGGCCAATGCGAAACTGGAGTTTCTCCTTGTCGATTTGCTCGAAGCTGATGTCGGCAAAGGCGTCCAAGAGATCGAGCGGCCCGTAACCGCGGTTGATGACCGTGTAAAAATTGACGTGCTCCGAGACATGGCCCATGAAATACCAGCGTTGCCGCGGGATGAAGAAGTTGTCGTGCAGCGGATCGCCGGTGGGGTTGAACATCCGGGCATCGACCTGCGTCAGGTTGTGGAACGTCAACTCGAAATAGTCGTCGTCGGTCTTCCAGCTAAGACCGTCGCCGAACCGCGTGCTGACCTTGCGCCGCACGGCCTCCATGTCGGGGCGATATTCTTCGGCGCCCTCTTCGGCCGCGGGGACGAGTTCTTCCGGCTGACCGACGGTTCCCAGGCTGCGGCGGGGCCGCACCGGTCCCTGCAGGGTCGGCCCGCGCAACCCTTCTTCACCCAGCGTCCCCGGCCCGCCTTCGCGCGGCGGCCCGATCGTGCCCAGCGCCGAACCTGGCCGCCGCGGCTGGAAGGTCAGGCGTTGGATCGACTCGCCCAGCGGGTCGTTCGCCACCGCCGGCTTGGGCGCCGCCGGCGCGAAAGGCCGCACCTGCGGGAACCTGAAAGTATGGTTGGGACCGATCTCGTCGCTCGGAGGGTCCGCGGCCTGCTCGTCTGCCGCTTGCACTTCGCCAGCCTTTGAATCGGCCCTGGCAAACGACAGTTGCGCGGCCGCTTCCCGGCCTTGGCCAAGAACGAAGCCCAGCAGGGCGATGCCCAGCGGAGATCGAAGAAGTGACATAGCTCAGGCGCAGAACCACGCCGCAAGGGAAGGGGCGCGGTTTATAGCACACATCGTCGCCGCCCCGCAAGAGAGAACAACCGCCGCATGCGGCATATAATGCACGCGGTGGCCGTTGCGACGAGTCGTGGTGGCGCTTGCCTAATCTCGTGGCATGAGACGCAACGCGCGTTGGCGGCAGGCGGACATCCTCTTTCCGCAAGTGAAAAGTTTTTTGCGCCTCGCATCGCGGGTGTGGGCGGCAGCGGCCGCGCGGCGGCACCCTACGAAATTGTCATCCTGGCCGCATCCACTTTCGCCCATTAGACTTGCCGCGACTGCAAACCCTCGCGAGCGGCGCGGGCGCCGAGCGCCGCCGACCGCGGTACACCATCTGCCTGTCCGTACCGCCGGCCATCGTTGTCACGGAGGCCGACAGCAGTCACGGCTGACATATTCCTGACGGAACAGTAATGAATCCAATTGTCTTTGCGATGCGGCACCCGATCACGACCATGATGCTGGTCGTGGCGCTGATCAGCGGCGGGGGGCTGGCTTATAGCCGCATGCGGGTCGATATCTTTCCCTCGCTCAATGTGCCCAAGATTTACGTCTTCCTCGATTACATCGGCATGAGCCCCGATCAAGTCGAGGGATTCATCGTCAACCAGCTCGAACTTTACTTCCAGTACGTCGACGGCATCCAAGACATCAACACGCGGAACATCCAGCAGGTTGCCTTGTGCGAGCTGTCGTTCTTCCCCGGCACCGACATGGGCCAGGCCATGGCGCAAGTGGTCGCCATGTCCGACCGGGCCATGTCGTGGATGCCCAAGGGAACGCTGCCGCCCATGATCATGCGCATGGACTCCGGCAGCGTGCCGGTCGGCTACCTGGTGTTCGAGAGCGACAAGACGTCGTTGGGAGCCATGGGCGACCTGGCGCAAAACGTCATTCGGCCGCTGGTGCAGAAATATGTGCCCGGCACGGTCGCCATCTCGCCCTTCGGCCCCAACATGCGGTCGATCGTGGTCACCGTCGATCCGCAGAAGCTGCTGGCCTACAACCTCAAGCCGCAGCAGGTGATCGAGGCGGTGGCCACCGGCAACACGATCATTCCGGCCGGAAATATCTACACCAAAGACTCGATGCCGCTGGTCAGCAACAATGCGACCGTCGTCGACATCCAACGCCTGGGCGACATACCGCTCAAGATCGGCCGGAACGTCTATCTGCGCGACGTGGCCAGCATCACGGACGATACCGACATCACCTACGGTTATGCGCTGGTCAACGGCCGCAAGTCGGTGTACCTGCCGATCATCAAGAAAGACACCGGATCGACCCTCACCGTTGTGGCCGACGTCCGCAAGTCGATGGACTTGTTCCGCAATGCCATCCGTCCCGACATGTATCCGGAGGTCAAGCTCAGCTTCGAGTTCGACGAGTCGCCGACCGTGGTGGCGGCGGTCGAGAGCGTGGCCACCGAAGGACTCATCGGCGCCTGCCTGACCGGCCTGATGATCATGCTCTTTCTCGGCGACGTGCGGAGCGTGATCGTCGTCGTCTCGAACATCCCACTGGCTCTGCTCGGCTCGCTGTTCGGCCTCTGGCTGACGGGCAACACCATCAACATCATGTCGCTGGGCGGACTGGCGCTGGCCATCGGCATTCTCGTCGACGAGGCGACGGTGGAGGTGGAGAACGTCCACGCGCAGATGGCCAAGACGTCGAAGGTGGCCTCGGCGGTGCTGCACGGCAACCTGATTACGGCCGTGCCCCGGCTCTTGGCCTTGCTCTGCATTCTGTCGGTGTTCATCCCGGCCTTCATCATGGAAGACCCGCTCCGCTCGCTGTTCATGCCGCTGACGCTGGGCGTGGGCTTCGCCATGATCTCGTCGTACCTGCTGTCCAGCACCTTCGTGCCGATCATGTGCGTCAGCCTGCTCAAGCACACGGGGCACGGGCATGGCGAGGAGAAACTCGGCCTGTTCGGCCATCTTCTGAAAGCCTACAAGAAAATTGTGAGTGGGTTCGTGCATGCCCGGTGGATCGTGGTGCCGGCCTACCTCGCCGGGTGTGTCGCGATCATCGGCGTGCTGGGTGTGCAGGTTGGCACCGAGCTGTTTCCGCAGGTCGATTCGGGACAGTTCGTGCTGCGGTTTCGCCCGCCACCCGGCTCGAACTTCGAGTTGACGCGGCAGATGGCGGTGAAGTGCCTGGAGGAGATCGAGCGGGAGGCGAAGCCGGAAAACATCGACATTTCGATGGGCTTCGTGGGCCAAGTGGCCCCCAACTTCGGCATCGATAACATGGTGCTCTTCATGCGCGGTCCCGACGACGGCCAGTTGCGCGTGGCGCTCGGCGAAGCGAGCAGCATCAAGCTGGCTGAGTTTCGCGAGCGGCTGCGCACGGTGCTGCCGGAACGGGTCGTTCCCTGGCTGGCGACGCGCCTGGAGCAGGGTGGTTTGTCCAAGGCCGAAGCCGAGCGGCAGGCCGGTCTGGCGACCTTTGGCTTCCAACCGGGTGATATCGTGACCAACGTCATGAGCTTCGGCTCGCAGACGCCGATCGCCGTGCGGCTGGTAGGCACCGATCTCAAGCTGGTCCGCCAGCACGCCGAAAAGATCGCAGCGGAGATGAAAAACATTCCCTACCTGCGCGACGTGGGATTCGAGCAGCAGCTCGACTACCCGTCGGTCGAGGTAACCATCGATCGCGAAAAGGCGGGCCTCAGCGGGGCCAAAGTCGACGACGTGGCGCGCGCCCTGGTGATGGCGACGTCGTCGACCCGCTTTACCAATCTCAATTACTGGGTCGACGTGAAGACCGGCTTCGACTACCTGGTGCAGATTCAGGTGCCGCCGTTGCGGATGGAAAAGCCCGAAGACGTCGAGGTCTTGCCGTTGGAATCGGTCAATCCGCTGGTGAACCTGATGGTCCGCGACGTGGCCGCCGTCAAGAAGGGCGTGCGGCCCGGCGAGCTCGATCGCGACATGTCGCAGCGCTACCTGACCCTGACGGCCAACGTCGAAGGTGAGGACATGGGCCGGGCCTCGCGGCAGGTGCAAGCCGCGATCGACGCCGCCGGCAGCCCGCCCCAAGGCGTTCGCGTCGAGCTGATGGGCCAGTTGCCGCCCATGCTGGCGATGTTCAAGGCGCTGAGCATCGGGCTGGCGGTCGCCGTGTTTGTGATCGTCGTGCTCTTGACGGCGTATTTCCAGTCGCCGCGATTGGCCCTGGTTTCCATCGGTGCCGTGCCCGGCGTGCTGGCGGGCATCGCCACCATCCTCTATTGCACGAATACCTCGCTGAACATAGAGTCGTTCATGGGATCGATCATGTGCCTGGGCGTCTCGGTGTCGAATTCGGTGATGCTCGTGACATTTATGAGCGACCATTGGAAGGGCGGATCGCCCGCGGTCGAGGCGGCCATCGTGGGGGCCGGCGAGCGGCTGCGGCCCATTCTCATGACGGCCTGCGCGATGACGGTGGGTATGGTGCCCATGGCGCTGGCCCTGGAGCGCGGCAGCCAGATGCAGGCGCCGCTGGGCCTGGCGGTGATCGGCGGGCTGGTGATGTCGACCTTTGCCACCCTGCTGGTGCTGCCGTCGGTGTTCGCGATGGTCATCGGCGGGAAGGTCGCCCGTTCGCCGTCGATGTACCCCGACGATCCCGAAAGCCTCTACTACGATCCGCACGCCTTCGACACCGACCGCGCATCGGGCCATGGCGATTCCGGCCACGGCGCCGACCGCTCTCGGACTGGGCCCGCCGGTCAGACCGGGCCGGTAGAAACTGCCGTCGATCGCCGCTTCGACAAGGTGTTGGCTTTCCCTTGGGATCCTACGGCCGTCAGCAGCGACCCGTTCGTCACCCATCACACCCAAGAAGAAATGCTCGACACCCTGGGCTTTGACGCCAAGGACGTGCCGCCCGACGAACGGGTGCGAGATGAGGAGAATCCGCCGCGAAGATAAAGCGATGCGGTGGCGGGCGCACCGCCGCCCAAGAGCAAGCTGAATAACGTACTACACTTTTTGCATGGGAGATTGTTGATGTACTGGCCCTTTCGTTGGAGATCGCTTATGCGACGTGGCATCTTGCCCGCGGTTTTGCCTCGTTCCGCTCACGGGCGGTGGCTGGTGTTGGGGCTGCTGGCCGCGCTGCTGGCGCCCGGTTGCGGCCGGCAACAGAAAACCGAAGTCGCACGAGCTCCGCGGCCCCTGACGGTCCAGGTCCGGCGGCCCGAAACTCGGGATATCGTGCGGTCCGTCGGGCAGCCGAGCTTTGTCGAAAGCTACGAGCGCACCAGCATCTACCCCAAGCTGAGCGCCTATATCAAAAAGTGGCACGTCGACATCGGCGACAAGGTGACGAAAAACCAGGTGCTCGCCGACCTGTTCGTGCCGGAGGTCGAGGAAGATTGCCAGACCAAGTACGAGGCCCTCGAGCTGGCCGAAGAACGCGTGAAGCTGGCCGATGAGAAGGTGAAAGTGGCCGATGCGAACGTGCTGGTGGCCGCGGCGCACCTCGACGCGGCCAAGAAGATTCTCGATCAGTACGAGGCCCAAGTCGCCCGCTGGGACGCCGAAGTGAAGCGCCTCACGCGCGAGACGAAGCTGGGCCACGTCGATGCGCGGGTGCTGGGTGAATCCGACAGCCAGCTTAAATCGAGCATCGGCGCTCGCGACGCGGCCTTGGCCGAGATCGAGAGGTCCGAGGCAGACCTGAAGTCGAAGACGGCCACCTTTGACGAAGACGAAGTGGGCGTCGAAGTCGCTCGGGCGGCGGTCGAAGTCGCCAGGCATGACTACCTACGGGTGAAGTCGCTGGTCGATTGGTACCTCAAGCTGTACGCGCCGTTCGACGGCGTGATTGTCGCGCGCAATGCGAACACCTGGGACTTTGTGCTGCCCGCCACGGGCGACCCCACCGCCGACCATCAGCGCGATCCTGACCTTTCGCCGGGCGGCAAGGCCGCACCCATCTATGTGGTCGACCGCACCGACGTGGTCCGCGTGTTTGTCGACATTCCCGAGCATGAGGCCAACTTTGTCCACGTCGGGTCGAAGGCGACCGTGCTCGCCAAGGCGTTCCGCGATCAGCCCGTGGTGGCCACCGTGACCCGCACCAGTTGGGCGCTGAACGTCAAGAGCCGCACGTTGCGGGCCGAGATCGACCTGCCCAATCGAGGCAGCACGATTCCCGACGACCTGCCGGCGAGCACTCGCGAGGCCCTGACCCACGTCAAGATGCCTGGCACCGATACCGAAATGTTGCCCGGCATGTACGCCTACGGCAAGGTCATGATCGAGCGCCCGAAAGTGCGGGCGCTGCCGGTGGCCGCCCTGATGCACAGCGGCGACCAGACGTTTTGCTGGAGCTACCAGGACGGCACGGCGGTGCGGACCGAGGTCACGACCGGCGTCAGCGACGGCGAGTGGATCGAAGTCACTAACCGCCGCCGCCGGCCGCCGGCCGAGGCCGGCCTACGCAAAGTCCGCCTCGGCGCGCCGACCGAAGTCGCCCAAGAGTTGCCAACGGCCTTCGACGAGGAGGCCGACTGGGTGCCGTTCGACGGCTCGGAGCAGGTGATTGTGGGCGACCTGTCGATTCTCACCGATGGCGCGCCCGTGCAGATGGCCCCGGCGGCAAGGGGTGGCGAGATCGCCCATGCCAGCCCCAACGGAATTTAACGCAGACCCCAACAGAAAGATTGCTCATGAACGACTCTTTTATTCATAGATCGGTTCTTCGTGCCGCACACGCCCTGGGGCCGGCGTTGGGCCTGCTGGCCGCACTGGCGGCGCCGGGTTGCGGTCACCAGCACAAGGCCGAAGTCAAAAGCGTTTCGGATCCCCCCGCCGTTCAGGTGATGCGGCCCGAGACTCGGGATATCGTCCGCATCGTCGGGCAGCCGAGCTTCGTCGAAGCTTACGAACGCACCTCGATCTACCCCAAGCTGACGGCCTATATCCAAAAGTGGAACGTCGATATCGGCGACAAAGTGACGAGAGACCAGGTGCTCGCCGACCTGTTCGTGCCCGAGATCGTGGAGGACTGGAAGCAAAAGGGCGCGACCGTCGAATACGATAAGAAGCGGGTCAAGCTGGCCGAGAAAACGCTGCTGGTGGCCAAGGCCGATGTGGAAGTGGCGATGGCGCTCGTCAAAGCCGCCAAGGCCACCTGGGCGCAATACACGTCGGAGGCGGTCCGCTGGGAATCGGAGGTCAAGCGGCTCAGGGCCGAGGTCGGACGCGGCGTGGTCGATCCCCAAGTGCTGCTCGAATCGGAGAACCGGCTGCGCGGGTGCGTCGCCGCGCGCCAGGCGGCCGAGGCCGACATCGTCAAGGCCGAGTCCGAACTGCAATCGAAAAGGGCCACGGTCGGTCAAGACGAAGTCGCCGTCAGGGTCGCCCAGGCCGACGTGGAAGTGGCCGACAGCGACTATAAACGGCTGGGGGCCTGGGCGGATTGTGGGCCGGGTCAAAAGCCCTACATCAAGCTCTATTCGCCGTTCAACGGCGTGATCGTGGCCCGCAATGCCAATACCTGGGACTTTGTCTTGCCTGCCACGGGCGACCCCTCCGCCGACGAGCACGCTCCCTACCAATCGCCCAGCGGCCAGGGCAGCCCCATCTACGTGGTCGACCGCACCGACGTGGTCCGCATCTTTGTCGACATTCCCGAACACGACGCCAATTTCGTCGACGTCGGCTCGAAGGCGAGCGTGCTCATCAAGGCCTTCCGCGAGCAACCGATCTTGGGCACGGTCACGCGCACGAGTTGGGCGCTCAACGTCAACAGCCGTACGTTACGCGCCGAGATCGATCTGCCCAACACCGGCAGCCCCATTCCCGACGACCTGCCCCAGGTCGTGCGGGATGCCCTGACCCGCGTCAAACTGCCCGACACCGACAGCCAGATCCTGCCCGGCATGTACGCCTACGGCAAGGTGATTATCGAGCGACCCAAAGTCCGTGCGCTGCCGGTGGCCGCGTTGGCCTACGCGGGCGAAAAAACCTTCTGCTGGATCCACGAGAACGGCAAGGCGGTGCGGATCGAAGTGCAAACGGGCGTGAAGGACGGCAAGGGCAAGTGGGTTGAGGTCATCAACCGCCGGCGCAGGACGGCCGCGGAAACCGGCATCCACAACGCCAGCTTCAACGCGCCGGCCGAAGTCACGCAGAACCAACGTCCGGCGATGCACGATGACGCCGACTGGCTGCCCTTCGACGGATCGGAGCAGGTGATCTTGGGCGACCTGTCGGTCCTCACCGACGGCGAGCCCGTCCACGTCGTTGCGGGGAGCGGCGAAAGCAAAGCAGCCGGCGCCGACCCGCACGGGATATAGCGGCGTGACTTCACCGGTTCAATGCTCTCGGGACAGCATGGCGTCTCCGTGGCGTCAAGCGGTGCCCCGGTTCGACGCGCCGGGGCATCGCTTCGCTTCTTGGCAAAACGTCTCGCATGGGTCACGTGAAGTAGGGAGCTGGCGGCTTAAGCACGTGCCAACGATCCATGCGGCACGCCAGTTGCTTGCCCTTCTCTTCGCAGCAGTGTGGCGACCGTCAGCGAGGACTTCTGGATCGCTGTACAGTGACAGTCATGTCTTGTTCTCATTGGCGGCGGCGACGCAAGGCTAGGCGTCGTAACATCTTCGACGGACGAGCAGACCGAGGCACCAGGCGGGGCAAAAGTACCGGGATGGCTCACCGTGCGCATCAAAGGCAGCTTCCACGTGGACAGAAACTTCTTTCCAGCACGGACAGGAAGTTTCCTTCCACTGCGCGGTACAGTGGCCCTTGCGCCGTACAGCGGCCCTCCCGCCTGGCTTTTTTCGGGCGTAGTTTTTTACGGCAGTAGCGTTCCACAGGAGTAAGCCATGAATCCGACCGTCTTCGCCATGCGGCACCCGATCACGACCCTGATGCTGGTCGTGGCGCTCGTCAGCGGCGGCGGGCTGGCCTACCAGCGGATGCGCGTCGACATCTTTCCCGCGCTCAACGTCCCCAAAATCTACGTCTTTCTCGACTACATCGGCATGAGCCCCGACCAGGTCGAAGGGTTCATCGTCAATCAGCTCGAGCTCTACTTTCAGTACGTCGACGGCATCCAGGACATCAACACGCGCAACATCCAGCAGGTCGCCTTGTGCGAGCTGTCGTTCTTCCCCGGCACCGACATGGGCCAGGCCATGGCCCAGGTGGTGGCCATGTCCGACCGGGCCATGTCGTGGATGCCCAAGGGAACCCTGCCGCCGATGATCATGCGCATGGATTCCGGCAGCGTTCCCGTCGGCTACTTGGTGTTCGAGAGCGAGCGGACGTCGCTGGGCGCGATGGGCGACCTGGCGCAGAACGTCATCCGGCCGCTGGTACAGAAATATGTGCCGGGCACGGTCGCCATCTCGCCCTTCGGCCCCAACATGCGCTCGATCGTGGTCAACGTCGATCCGCAGAAGCTGCTGGCCTACAACCTCCGGGGCGAGGACGTCATCGACGCCCTGGCCAAAGGCAACACGATCATTCCGGCCGGCAACATCTACGTCCATGACTCGATGCCGGTGGTCGCCAACAATGCGACCGTGGTCGACATCCAGCGGATGGGCGACATTCCACTCAAGGTCGGCCAGAACGTCTATCTGCGCGACGTGGCGACCATCCTGGACGACACCGACATCACCTACGGCTATGCGCTGGTCAACGGCCGCAAGTCGGTCTATCTGCCGATCATCAAGAAAGACACCGGATCGACCCTCACCGTGGTGGCCGACGTTCGCAAGTCGATGGACCTGTTCCGCAACGCCATACGTCCCGATATGTATCCCGAGGTCAAGCTCAGCTTCGAGTTCGACGAGTCGCCCACGGTGGTGGCGGCGGTCGAAAGCGTGGCCACCGAAGGCCTGATCGGCGCGGGCCTGACCGGCTTGATGATTCTCCTCTTTCTCGGCGACCTGCGGAGCGTGATCGTCGTGGTCTCGAACATTCCGCTGGCTCTGCTGGGGTCGATGTTCGGACTGTGGCTGACGGGCAACACCATCAACATCATGTCGCTGGGCGGCATGGCGCTGGCCATCGGCATTCTCGTCGACGAGGCCACCGTGACCATTGAGAACGTCCACGTGC
The DNA window shown above is from Pirellulales bacterium and carries:
- a CDS encoding efflux RND transporter permease subunit, whose translation is MNPIVFAMRHPITTMMLVVALISGGGLAYSRMRVDIFPSLNVPKIYVFLDYIGMSPDQVEGFIVNQLELYFQYVDGIQDINTRNIQQVALCELSFFPGTDMGQAMAQVVAMSDRAMSWMPKGTLPPMIMRMDSGSVPVGYLVFESDKTSLGAMGDLAQNVIRPLVQKYVPGTVAISPFGPNMRSIVVTVDPQKLLAYNLKPQQVIEAVATGNTIIPAGNIYTKDSMPLVSNNATVVDIQRLGDIPLKIGRNVYLRDVASITDDTDITYGYALVNGRKSVYLPIIKKDTGSTLTVVADVRKSMDLFRNAIRPDMYPEVKLSFEFDESPTVVAAVESVATEGLIGACLTGLMIMLFLGDVRSVIVVVSNIPLALLGSLFGLWLTGNTINIMSLGGLALAIGILVDEATVEVENVHAQMAKTSKVASAVLHGNLITAVPRLLALLCILSVFIPAFIMEDPLRSLFMPLTLGVGFAMISSYLLSSTFVPIMCVSLLKHTGHGHGEEKLGLFGHLLKAYKKIVSGFVHARWIVVPAYLAGCVAIIGVLGVQVGTELFPQVDSGQFVLRFRPPPGSNFELTRQMAVKCLEEIEREAKPENIDISMGFVGQVAPNFGIDNMVLFMRGPDDGQLRVALGEASSIKLAEFRERLRTVLPERVVPWLATRLEQGGLSKAEAERQAGLATFGFQPGDIVTNVMSFGSQTPIAVRLVGTDLKLVRQHAEKIAAEMKNIPYLRDVGFEQQLDYPSVEVTIDREKAGLSGAKVDDVARALVMATSSTRFTNLNYWVDVKTGFDYLVQIQVPPLRMEKPEDVEVLPLESVNPLVNLMVRDVAAVKKGVRPGELDRDMSQRYLTLTANVEGEDMGRASRQVQAAIDAAGSPPQGVRVELMGQLPPMLAMFKALSIGLAVAVFVIVVLLTAYFQSPRLALVSIGAVPGVLAGIATILYCTNTSLNIESFMGSIMCLGVSVSNSVMLVTFMSDHWKGGSPAVEAAIVGAGERLRPILMTACAMTVGMVPMALALERGSQMQAPLGLAVIGGLVMSTFATLLVLPSVFAMVIGGKVARSPSMYPDDPESLYYDPHAFDTDRASGHGDSGHGADRSRTGPAGQTGPVETAVDRRFDKVLAFPWDPTAVSSDPFVTHHTQEEMLDTLGFDAKDVPPDERVRDEENPPRR
- a CDS encoding efflux RND transporter periplasmic adaptor subunit — encoded protein: MRRGILPAVLPRSAHGRWLVLGLLAALLAPGCGRQQKTEVARAPRPLTVQVRRPETRDIVRSVGQPSFVESYERTSIYPKLSAYIKKWHVDIGDKVTKNQVLADLFVPEVEEDCQTKYEALELAEERVKLADEKVKVADANVLVAAAHLDAAKKILDQYEAQVARWDAEVKRLTRETKLGHVDARVLGESDSQLKSSIGARDAALAEIERSEADLKSKTATFDEDEVGVEVARAAVEVARHDYLRVKSLVDWYLKLYAPFDGVIVARNANTWDFVLPATGDPTADHQRDPDLSPGGKAAPIYVVDRTDVVRVFVDIPEHEANFVHVGSKATVLAKAFRDQPVVATVTRTSWALNVKSRTLRAEIDLPNRGSTIPDDLPASTREALTHVKMPGTDTEMLPGMYAYGKVMIERPKVRALPVAALMHSGDQTFCWSYQDGTAVRTEVTTGVSDGEWIEVTNRRRRPPAEAGLRKVRLGAPTEVAQELPTAFDEEADWVPFDGSEQVIVGDLSILTDGAPVQMAPAARGGEIAHASPNGI
- a CDS encoding efflux RND transporter periplasmic adaptor subunit; the encoded protein is MNDSFIHRSVLRAAHALGPALGLLAALAAPGCGHQHKAEVKSVSDPPAVQVMRPETRDIVRIVGQPSFVEAYERTSIYPKLTAYIQKWNVDIGDKVTRDQVLADLFVPEIVEDWKQKGATVEYDKKRVKLAEKTLLVAKADVEVAMALVKAAKATWAQYTSEAVRWESEVKRLRAEVGRGVVDPQVLLESENRLRGCVAARQAAEADIVKAESELQSKRATVGQDEVAVRVAQADVEVADSDYKRLGAWADCGPGQKPYIKLYSPFNGVIVARNANTWDFVLPATGDPSADEHAPYQSPSGQGSPIYVVDRTDVVRIFVDIPEHDANFVDVGSKASVLIKAFREQPILGTVTRTSWALNVNSRTLRAEIDLPNTGSPIPDDLPQVVRDALTRVKLPDTDSQILPGMYAYGKVIIERPKVRALPVAALAYAGEKTFCWIHENGKAVRIEVQTGVKDGKGKWVEVINRRRRTAAETGIHNASFNAPAEVTQNQRPAMHDDADWLPFDGSEQVILGDLSVLTDGEPVHVVAGSGESKAAGADPHGI